The genomic region AAGTTCTCGACAGTTCGGCTGGCCTCTCCTCTGGAGAAAACAAGCCCCTTGCCCGCCTCGGCGGTGATAAGTGCGGCTATCTCCTCTTTGTCCCGTTCGATAAGCGCCGCAACGTTGTCAAGTATCTTGCCCCGTCTGGCGGCTGAAAGGTGCTTCATTGTGTCTCTGGCTTCAAATGCAGAATCTATGGCCTCACGGGTGAGGTCGGCTGATGCCGTGCAGATGGTTTCCACATGGGTGCCGTCATAGGGACTCTGAACGTCCATATATTTTCCGGTGTCCACCCAATGTCCGCCGATGAAGAGCTTTTTCATATGAGCCTCCGTGAACCAATGTTATTTTATAATATTAAATAATATACAATCTTTAGACCACGGAGGCAAACATAATCTATTCGTGTCTGAGAGCCTCGATGGGGTCGAGCCGTGCCGCTTTCAATGCTGGGAAATATCCGAAGATGATGCCCACCGCAACGGAAAAAAGGAACGAAAGCAGAACCACTCCGCCGTCAAAAACGTAAGGGACGTTTATCACACTGGAAATGCCGAAAGAGGCCGCAATGGCTATTATTATTCCGATTATGCCGCCCAGAGACGACAGAACCACCGCCTCCACCAGAAACTGGAGCAGAACCTCCCGCTCCATGGCTCCTATTGCAAGCCTGATGCCTATCTCTCTGGTTCGTTCGGTGACGGACACCAGCATTATGTTCATGATGCCTATGCCGCCCACAAGAAGACTCACCGCCGCAACAGCACCCAGAAGAGCCGTCAGCACCTTTGTTGTGCTGGTGAGCATCTTGGTTATCTCCTTCATGTCCATTACGTTGAAGTTGTTGTCCTCGTTGAACGCAAGATGTCTGCGCTCCCGCATGAGGGACTCTATCTCGGTGATGGCGTCGTCTGTGGATACACCGTCTTTCACCGATATCTGAATCATATTAACATCTTTGCTTCCTGTCAGCCTGCGTTGAACGGTTTTGAGCGGCATTATGACGATATCGTCCTGATCGCTGCCCATGCTGGACTGACCTTTTGCCTCCATAACGCCGATTATGGAGCAGGTGAAGTTCTTAACCCTCATGGACTGCCCAACCGGATCCTGTCCGCCGAAAAGGTTTTTGCTCACAGTTGCACCGACCACACAAACCGAACGGCCGCCGGAAAGCTCCGCATCCTCGAACATACGGCCGTTTGAGATGCTTCTGTTTCTGATGGTGAAAAATTCGTTGTCGGTTCCGGTTATGTTCGTCTGCCAGTTTGAGTTTCCGTTAACCACCGTTTCAGATGTTGAAGCTGTGGGGGTCACAGCCGCAACAGAATCTATCTCTTTGTGGATGGCCTTCGCATCGGCAATGCTGAAAGCAGGGGCCACAGTTCTGTCGGGTCCGCCCATCCTCTTTCCGGTGGTGAGTATCAGCATGTTGTTTCCCATGCTGGCTATCTGGTTCGTAACCTGCGCCGTGGTTCCGTTGCCCACAGTGACAAGGGTGATAACCGCCGCAACGCCTATAACTATACCGAGCACCGTAAGGAACGAACGCAGTACGTTTCTGCGTATCTCCCTGAGTGCAAGAAGAATTGTATTAAAAAGCATTATCCGCATGTCACACCACCAGTCCGTCTTTAAAATGGATGCACCGTTTGGCGTATGCCGCCATTTCCGGCTCGTGGGTCACCATTACGATTGTTATGCCCTGTTCGCTGTTCAGCCTTGTCAGAAGCTCCATGATCTCCACACTGCGGGCGGAGTCAAGGTTTCCGGTGGGTTCGTCTGCAAACAGAACCGAAGGGCTGGTGACTATCGCCCTTGCTATCGCCACCCTCTGCTGCTGACCGCCTGAAAGCTCGTTGGGGTTGTGCTTCTCCCAGCCGTTCAGCCCCACCATACCCAAAGCTCTCGCCGCCTCCTTCTTCCTTTCGGAGGCCGAAACCCCTCTGTAAAGGAGCGGAAGTTCCACGTTCTCTATTGCGCTGGTGCGG from Seleniivibrio woodruffii harbors:
- a CDS encoding ABC transporter permease; amino-acid sequence: MLFNTILLALREIRRNVLRSFLTVLGIVIGVAAVITLVTVGNGTTAQVTNQIASMGNNMLILTTGKRMGGPDRTVAPAFSIADAKAIHKEIDSVAAVTPTASTSETVVNGNSNWQTNITGTDNEFFTIRNRSISNGRMFEDAELSGGRSVCVVGATVSKNLFGGQDPVGQSMRVKNFTCSIIGVMEAKGQSSMGSDQDDIVIMPLKTVQRRLTGSKDVNMIQISVKDGVSTDDAITEIESLMRERRHLAFNEDNNFNVMDMKEITKMLTSTTKVLTALLGAVAAVSLLVGGIGIMNIMLVSVTERTREIGIRLAIGAMEREVLLQFLVEAVVLSSLGGIIGIIIAIAASFGISSVINVPYVFDGGVVLLSFLFSVAVGIIFGYFPALKAARLDPIEALRHE
- a CDS encoding ABC transporter ATP-binding protein produces the protein METGNTPLIELKGVTKIYGMGQSEMHALRGIDITIESGDFVAVMGPSGSGKSTCMNILGCLDTPSGGSYRFGGVEVGGLDRDQLARLRRNYIGFVFQGFNLLSRTSAIENVELPLLYRGVSASERKKEAARALGMVGLNGWEKHNPNELSGGQQQRVAIARAIVTSPSVLFADEPTGNLDSARSVEIMELLTRLNSEQGITIVMVTHEPEMAAYAKRCIHFKDGLVV